In Chloroflexota bacterium, one DNA window encodes the following:
- a CDS encoding Rrf2 family transcriptional regulator gives MRLSTKGEYGVRALFDLAQHYGEGLVQSHEIAERQAISENYLNQLLIALRKAGLITSVRGPQGGHQLARPPQAISLLDAILVLEGPLLPTPEGASLDTFDAGLLGEVWGELRAVIEGHLSEMTIADLCQRKHQQLDSPMYYI, from the coding sequence ATGCGATTATCAACCAAAGGTGAATATGGCGTGCGAGCGTTATTTGATTTGGCTCAGCACTATGGCGAAGGTTTGGTGCAAAGCCACGAAATTGCCGAGCGTCAAGCTATCTCAGAAAATTATCTCAATCAATTGTTAATCGCATTACGCAAAGCTGGCCTGATTACCAGCGTGCGTGGCCCTCAAGGTGGTCATCAGTTGGCTCGCCCGCCCCAAGCAATTAGCTTGCTTGATGCCATTTTGGTGTTGGAAGGGCCATTGTTGCCAACACCCGAAGGCGCAAGCCTCGATACCTTCGATGCTGGTTTGTTGGGCGAAGTTTGGGGCGAATTACGTGCCGTGATCGAAGGCCATCTCAGCGAAATGACCATCGCCGATCTCTGTCAACGTAAACACCAGCAACTCGATTCGCCGATGTATTATATTTAG
- a CDS encoding tetratricopeptide repeat protein, with translation MTSNQVAALLETAVAALYAGDRRSARVYLTQALALEPYNEIALLWLSGAVELPEQQIACLERVLAINPYNHAAIRGLASLRGPLEPIVAEPEPLPPWSPPEPLSLSQLAELPVCCYACDAQLYASATFCWRCHVHVRCCANCIFNRYVECKTEQAIQSEQLPNCCPWWRPI, from the coding sequence ATGACTTCGAATCAAGTGGCGGCACTGCTTGAAACAGCGGTGGCGGCGTTATATGCTGGCGACCGTCGCAGCGCCCGGGTTTATTTAACCCAAGCTTTAGCCCTAGAACCCTATAACGAAATCGCTTTGCTTTGGCTGAGTGGCGCGGTTGAGTTGCCCGAACAGCAAATTGCCTGCTTGGAGCGGGTGCTAGCGATCAATCCCTATAACCATGCAGCGATTCGCGGTTTGGCCAGTTTGCGCGGCCCACTTGAGCCGATTGTCGCTGAGCCTGAGCCATTGCCGCCGTGGAGCCCGCCTGAGCCATTGAGTTTGAGCCAATTGGCTGAATTGCCAGTCTGTTGTTATGCCTGCGATGCCCAATTGTATGCTAGTGCGACCTTTTGTTGGCGCTGCCATGTCCATGTGCGCTGCTGTGCCAATTGTATTTTTAATCGCTATGTTGAATGTAAAACCGAGCAAGCAATTCAATCGGAGCAACTGCCCAACTGTTGCCCATGGTGGCGACCAATTTAA
- the selA gene encoding L-seryl-tRNA(Sec) selenium transferase translates to MSLRNLPAVHGLIGLLAERFPELPAQWLVEAARTSLEQARHAIRNHAAECSIEQILAHAERLILQRQQPPLRQVINATGVILHTNLGRAPLSAAAHQAMITASAGYSNLEYDLAQGERGSRNSLLEPQLQRLTGAEAALVVNNAAAAMLLCLSCFAQGREVIVSRGHAVEIGGGFRIPDILRQSGCTLVDVGTTNRSYLPDYTAAITNQTAALLHVHASNFQVLGFTHEPSVAELAQAAHEHQKLLICDLGSGALLDTQSFGLAAEPTVAMMVQAKADLVVFSGDKLLGGPQAGLIVGKRQLIDQLRKHPLLRALRVDKLTIAALSATLMAYETERASSEIPIWRMVASSLDELEQRAIPLLAQYPAAQLVATHATIGGGSLPGSSLPSRGLALDGAAEALSKQLRANDPPIVGRIQAQRLILDLRTVLPEQDAVLMAALAALDPA, encoded by the coding sequence GTGAGTTTGCGTAATTTGCCAGCGGTGCATGGGCTGATTGGCCTGCTAGCCGAGCGTTTTCCCGAATTGCCTGCCCAATGGTTAGTTGAGGCTGCCCGAACGAGCCTTGAGCAGGCTCGCCACGCGATTCGCAACCATGCTGCTGAATGTTCAATTGAGCAGATTTTGGCCCATGCTGAGCGCTTAATCCTCCAGCGCCAACAACCTCCACTGCGTCAAGTGATTAATGCTACCGGCGTGATTTTACACACCAATCTTGGGCGTGCGCCGCTCAGTGCTGCTGCCCATCAGGCCATGATTACGGCCAGTGCTGGCTATAGCAACCTCGAATACGATTTGGCGCAGGGCGAGCGTGGTTCACGCAATAGTTTGTTGGAGCCACAACTGCAACGCTTGACCGGAGCCGAAGCGGCGTTGGTGGTCAATAATGCGGCGGCGGCGATGCTGCTCTGTTTGAGTTGTTTCGCCCAAGGCCGCGAAGTAATTGTGAGTCGCGGCCATGCAGTTGAAATTGGCGGCGGCTTTCGAATTCCTGATATTTTGCGTCAAAGTGGTTGCACTTTAGTCGATGTTGGCACGACCAACCGCAGCTATTTGCCCGATTATACGGCAGCGATCACCAACCAAACCGCAGCGTTATTGCATGTCCATGCCTCGAATTTTCAGGTGCTGGGATTTACCCACGAGCCAAGTGTGGCCGAATTAGCACAAGCCGCCCATGAGCATCAAAAACTTTTGATTTGCGATCTTGGCAGCGGCGCGTTGTTGGATACCCAGAGCTTTGGCTTGGCAGCTGAGCCAACGGTTGCCATGATGGTTCAAGCCAAGGCTGATTTAGTAGTGTTCAGCGGCGATAAATTGCTTGGTGGCCCGCAAGCAGGGCTGATTGTCGGCAAACGCCAGCTGATCGATCAACTGCGCAAACATCCATTATTGCGGGCGCTACGGGTTGATAAATTGACGATTGCCGCCTTGAGTGCCACGCTTATGGCCTATGAAACCGAGCGAGCGAGCAGCGAAATTCCAATCTGGCGCATGGTGGCTAGTTCGCTTGATGAATTAGAACAACGCGCAATCCCGCTGCTGGCGCAATACCCCGCTGCCCAACTTGTGGCAACTCATGCTACCATTGGCGGTGGTTCGCTGCCTGGCTCAAGCTTGCCAAGCCGAGGGCTAGCCCTTGACGGCGCGGCTGAAGCTTTGAGCAAACAACTTCGTGCCAACGACCCACCCATTGTTGGCCGAATTCAAGCGCAGCGCCTAATCCTTGATCTGCGGACTGTGCTACCTGAGCAGGATGCAGTGCTTATGGCGGCGTTAGCAGCCCTCGATCCAGCCTAA
- a CDS encoding protein kinase, which produces MTSWNGRQFGKYILHNEVGRGGMARVFRATDTTLQRTVALKILAPQLASDPESSQRFEREAITAGNLHHPNIVTIFDVGEAEGLPYIAMEYIAGRSLQAAIDEQGALGLGYAVALLMPVAEALDYAHSQQAVHRDVKPHNILLNADGRVLLTDFGIAQAPVVNDKRLTRAGMFMGTPEYIAPEQASAQLVDGRSDLYALGIVAFEVITGQVPFTGTVPELLVAHTYTPPPAITSLVPGLPAAFDKVFERALAKQPSDRPPSAVAFIDALRTLSGRAGITIPSKDDLRGLAVPAGSSAGKATVAINALPSLQRQHDPNAQTDVGSIQPQARPATPVPQPVPRPSNPNPTARVAPSAQSRPQAAPAQPRPRPTPPSSSNAARPRMRTRPVMRTATTSDPLKIIYPVAIIITLAVLGIVFWQRIGQGNRGLISLPTATQTSSLSGPFVPESTRIPTAIPSNTPEPTPTDAPTEPPSATPEPSATVPSNTPTRTIQPTRTVPPTRTTQPTTVVPSNTPVEPTPIQATPTDVPPPTPTNGPTAAPTQDLPTVTNPGVEPTVVYPLPRPAPSPIS; this is translated from the coding sequence TTGACTTCTTGGAATGGTCGCCAATTTGGCAAGTATATTTTGCACAACGAAGTTGGGCGCGGTGGTATGGCCCGCGTTTTTCGTGCGACTGATACCACTTTGCAACGAACGGTTGCACTTAAAATTCTTGCACCTCAGCTGGCGAGTGACCCTGAATCGAGCCAGCGCTTTGAGCGCGAAGCGATTACCGCTGGCAATTTGCATCATCCTAATATTGTAACCATTTTTGATGTTGGTGAGGCCGAAGGCTTGCCCTACATCGCCATGGAATATATTGCTGGGCGTTCGCTCCAAGCAGCCATCGATGAACAAGGTGCGCTTGGGTTGGGCTATGCCGTGGCGTTGTTAATGCCCGTGGCTGAGGCCTTAGATTATGCCCATTCGCAGCAAGCAGTGCATCGTGATGTCAAACCCCACAATATCTTGCTCAATGCCGATGGTCGGGTGTTATTGACCGATTTCGGCATTGCTCAAGCACCAGTTGTTAATGATAAGCGTCTAACCCGCGCCGGGATGTTTATGGGCACGCCAGAATATATTGCCCCTGAACAAGCCTCAGCTCAGTTGGTTGATGGCCGCTCCGATTTATATGCTTTAGGAATTGTGGCTTTTGAAGTGATCACTGGCCAAGTTCCCTTTACTGGAACGGTTCCAGAGTTGCTGGTTGCTCACACCTACACGCCGCCGCCAGCGATCACCAGCCTTGTACCTGGCTTACCAGCGGCTTTCGATAAGGTCTTTGAGCGAGCATTGGCCAAGCAACCAAGCGACCGCCCGCCATCGGCAGTTGCCTTTATCGATGCCCTACGCACGCTCTCCGGTCGAGCTGGCATTACGATTCCTAGCAAAGACGATTTGCGCGGCTTGGCGGTTCCGGCTGGTTCTTCAGCTGGCAAAGCTACTGTGGCGATAAATGCGCTGCCATCCTTGCAACGCCAACATGATCCGAACGCTCAAACCGATGTTGGCTCGATTCAGCCGCAAGCCCGACCTGCCACACCTGTGCCGCAACCTGTGCCCCGCCCAAGCAATCCGAATCCAACGGCACGAGTTGCGCCGAGTGCTCAATCGCGGCCTCAAGCTGCTCCGGCTCAGCCCCGCCCGCGCCCAACGCCGCCAAGCAGTAGTAATGCTGCACGGCCTCGCATGCGCACTCGTCCGGTGATGCGCACGGCCACAACCAGCGATCCTTTAAAAATTATTTACCCTGTCGCGATCATTATAACCCTAGCTGTGTTGGGGATTGTATTCTGGCAACGGATTGGTCAGGGCAATCGCGGTTTGATTTCATTGCCAACTGCCACCCAAACCAGCAGCTTATCAGGGCCATTTGTGCCCGAATCGACGCGGATTCCCACGGCGATTCCGAGCAATACGCCTGAACCAACTCCAACCGATGCGCCAACCGAGCCGCCCAGCGCCACGCCTGAGCCAAGCGCAACTGTGCCATCGAATACACCGACGCGCACAATCCAACCAACGCGCACCGTGCCGCCGACCCGCACCACCCAACCAACGACGGTTGTGCCATCGAATACACCAGTTGAGCCAACGCCAATTCAAGCAACGCCAACTGATGTGCCACCGCCAACCCCAACCAATGGCCCAACCGCTGCGCCAACCCAAGATCTGCCAACCGTGACGAATCCTGGGGTTGAGCCAACTGTGGTTTATCCGTTGCCACGGCCTGCGCCGTCGCCGATCTCCTGA
- a CDS encoding winged helix-turn-helix domain-containing protein, which produces MSDQPVPSLTIKNQDVPPRLMPWEQTILTIGRDVANDIVIDHRLASRRHARLERDEAGCYIRDLDSTNGTYLNGVKVNGLAPLRNNDEVWVADTVIIFRDPEATMKGTPPPVVMHRIATQDQAELHVDSAAKEVYVRGKRLDPQLTAKEFQLLELLYNRRGEVVSKEQIAIGVWDYEVYDYNAIDALIYRLRQRIEIDPSAPRFVLTVRGFGYKLSLD; this is translated from the coding sequence ATGAGCGATCAGCCTGTGCCATCGCTAACAATTAAGAACCAAGATGTGCCACCGCGACTTATGCCATGGGAACAAACCATTCTCACCATCGGGCGTGATGTGGCCAACGATATTGTCATCGATCATCGTTTAGCATCGCGCCGTCACGCCCGCTTGGAACGCGATGAAGCCGGCTGTTATATTCGCGATCTCGATAGCACCAACGGAACCTATTTAAATGGGGTTAAGGTCAATGGCCTCGCACCCTTACGCAATAACGACGAAGTTTGGGTCGCCGATACAGTGATCATTTTTCGCGATCCCGAAGCAACCATGAAGGGCACACCGCCACCCGTGGTCATGCATCGGATCGCTACCCAAGATCAAGCTGAATTGCACGTCGATAGTGCAGCCAAGGAAGTTTATGTGCGGGGTAAACGGCTTGACCCACAACTCACTGCCAAGGAATTTCAGCTGCTAGAGTTGCTCTACAATCGCCGTGGCGAGGTCGTGAGCAAAGAGCAAATTGCGATTGGCGTGTGGGATTATGAGGTCTACGATTACAATGCCATTGATGCCTTGATCTATCGTTTGCGCCAGCGCATCGAGATCGATCCATCTGCGCCACGCTTTGTGCTGACTGTGCGCGGCTTTGGCTATAAATTGAGTTTAGATTAA
- a CDS encoding dynamin family protein, producing the protein MAHVGAQSILGEREAELRAAEQSLFDRLHHALEQFGADVTATDAARLREATEQLAELFLIVVAGEFNAGKSSFINALLGDRVLPEGVTPTTDRINILRFGEQPDSQLLEDFLLLRTHPAPLLGDLNIVDTPGTNAIIRRHEELTKRFVPRSDLVLFITSADRPFTESERTFLEHIREWGKKIILVINKIDILDEKGRGEVLEFVRSNATTLLGSTPMIFAVSARSALRARENDDPKLWAESGFNAMEEYLLRTLDEGERVRLKLLNPLGVGQKLATTYRTASDERLHTLSEDIKAINNIEGQIQVYKADMQRDFTPRIAQLENLIHEFEQRGHSFFDEQIRLGRARDLIKKDLLEQRFRDQVVGDLDAETDRITQQIIDWLIERNLKLWQDVNAYIDRRQISRHKDEMVGNVGQNFNYNRQSLIDSVGRSTSQIVQSYNRDAEAKQLAMDLQGTIATTALTGVGAVGFGALFVILAHGALLDFTGISLSVLAVAGGAYLIPAKRAQAKREFHKKVSELRDKIVRSLSKQVYAEIDQSIERVTETVAPYTRFVKFQNEQLQHARNELASVEQALGRLRGEIEAL; encoded by the coding sequence ATGGCCCATGTTGGCGCTCAATCCATTCTTGGTGAACGTGAAGCTGAGCTACGCGCTGCCGAGCAAAGCTTATTTGATCGTTTGCATCATGCGTTGGAGCAATTTGGCGCTGATGTGACTGCCACTGATGCTGCTCGTTTGCGCGAAGCCACTGAACAACTGGCCGAACTCTTTTTAATTGTGGTTGCTGGCGAGTTCAACGCTGGTAAATCGAGCTTTATCAATGCCTTGCTCGGCGATCGTGTGTTGCCTGAAGGGGTTACGCCAACCACCGATCGCATTAATATTTTGCGTTTTGGCGAGCAACCAGATTCGCAATTGCTCGAAGATTTTCTGTTGTTGCGCACCCATCCCGCGCCCTTGCTTGGCGATTTGAATATCGTCGATACGCCTGGCACGAATGCAATTATTCGCCGCCACGAGGAATTGACCAAACGCTTTGTGCCCCGCTCGGATCTGGTCTTATTTATCACGTCAGCCGATCGACCTTTTACCGAGAGCGAGCGCACCTTCCTTGAGCATATTCGCGAATGGGGCAAAAAAATCATCTTGGTGATCAATAAAATCGATATTCTCGATGAAAAAGGCCGGGGTGAAGTGCTTGAATTTGTGCGGAGTAATGCCACAACTTTGCTGGGCAGCACCCCCATGATTTTTGCGGTTTCGGCTCGCTCGGCCTTACGTGCCCGCGAAAACGACGACCCCAAGCTCTGGGCCGAAAGTGGCTTCAATGCCATGGAAGAATATTTGCTGCGCACACTTGATGAAGGTGAACGGGTACGGCTCAAATTGCTCAATCCCTTGGGCGTTGGTCAAAAACTGGCCACAACCTATCGCACTGCTTCCGACGAGCGCTTGCATACCCTAAGCGAAGATATCAAGGCGATCAACAATATCGAGGGCCAAATTCAGGTTTACAAAGCTGATATGCAACGTGATTTCACGCCGCGGATTGCCCAGCTCGAAAATTTGATTCACGAATTTGAGCAGCGTGGCCATAGCTTTTTCGATGAACAAATTCGTTTGGGCCGAGCACGTGACTTAATCAAAAAAGATTTGCTTGAACAACGTTTTCGCGATCAAGTGGTGGGTGATCTCGATGCTGAAACTGATCGCATCACCCAGCAAATTATCGATTGGTTGATCGAGCGTAATCTCAAACTGTGGCAAGATGTTAATGCTTATATCGATCGTCGCCAAATTTCGCGCCATAAAGATGAGATGGTTGGCAATGTTGGTCAAAATTTCAACTACAACCGTCAATCGTTGATCGATTCGGTTGGCCGTAGCACCAGCCAAATTGTGCAAAGCTATAATCGCGATGCCGAAGCTAAACAATTAGCCATGGATTTGCAAGGCACAATTGCCACAACCGCCTTGACTGGCGTTGGCGCGGTCGGCTTTGGCGCATTATTTGTGATTTTGGCGCACGGAGCGTTACTCGATTTTACCGGCATCAGCTTGAGCGTGTTGGCAGTCGCAGGCGGAGCCTATTTGATTCCGGCCAAACGTGCCCAGGCCAAGCGCGAGTTTCACAAAAAAGTTAGCGAACTGCGCGATAAAATTGTGCGCTCGTTGAGCAAACAAGTCTATGCTGAAATCGATCAATCGATCGAGCGCGTGACTGAAACCGTTGCGCCTTATACCCGCTTCGTCAAATTTCAAAACGAGCAACTGCAACACGCTCGCAACGAACTAGCCAGCGTCGAGCAAGCCCTTGGTCGTTTGCGCGGCGAAATAGAGGCGCTGTAG
- a CDS encoding alpha amylase, with protein MKKLLSGMLLAGVIVGCGGQATPTAVPATATNQTTPTSQALNPTATAATVVDNPITPTPLPTKPTAPIFTADDERWAGRSIYFIMIDRFANGDPSNDNADGFAADRSDPRRWHGGDFRGIIERLDYIKGMGFGGIWITPVSKQNSTNAYHGYWQYDPYQIDPHFGTLEELRELVSEAHKRDMLVMLDVVPNHMGDFLPGSKAAPPFDDPAWYHNKGNIQNYGNQQEVEDGDLLGLDDLDQDNPATRAELLKWIAWLKTETGLDGLRVDTAKHLPKDFLREFDQAANTFSLAEVFSSDAGYVAPYTEFNDAILDYPLHSAFKESLVGGRTLLVIQRVLENADQQYRNVHVNGTFLDNHDNERFLCLATGGPNADKTTQLRHALAVLYSLRGIPIVYYGTEQELKGCKDPFNREDAFELNATDVPVYQWISQLNQIRQAHPALQRGMLESRTTAGDAWAFQRTAGNDTVVVCINNTWKPLDLAVTGLTEIADGEVLTDALGGGQMSVKSGEMNCALQPKQVLIYTR; from the coding sequence ATGAAGAAGCTTTTGAGTGGCATGCTTTTAGCTGGGGTGATTGTGGGCTGTGGTGGCCAAGCAACTCCAACTGCTGTTCCGGCAACAGCGACCAACCAAACAACCCCAACTAGCCAAGCCTTGAATCCAACCGCCACTGCTGCAACTGTGGTTGATAACCCAATTACACCAACCCCATTGCCAACCAAACCAACAGCCCCAATCTTTACTGCTGACGATGAGCGTTGGGCTGGCCGTTCGATCTACTTTATTATGATCGATCGCTTTGCCAATGGCGACCCAAGCAACGACAACGCCGATGGTTTTGCAGCCGATCGTAGCGACCCACGGCGTTGGCATGGCGGCGATTTTCGCGGCATTATCGAGCGGCTCGATTACATCAAAGGCATGGGCTTTGGTGGCATTTGGATCACGCCAGTCAGTAAGCAAAATTCAACCAATGCCTACCATGGCTACTGGCAATACGACCCCTACCAAATTGACCCGCATTTTGGCACGCTGGAAGAATTGCGCGAATTGGTCAGCGAAGCTCACAAACGCGATATGTTGGTGATGCTCGATGTTGTGCCCAATCATATGGGCGATTTCTTGCCTGGCTCGAAAGCTGCTCCGCCATTCGATGACCCAGCCTGGTATCACAACAAGGGCAACATTCAAAATTATGGCAATCAACAAGAGGTTGAAGATGGCGATTTGCTAGGGCTTGATGATTTAGATCAGGATAATCCTGCTACCCGTGCTGAATTACTCAAATGGATTGCTTGGCTCAAAACCGAAACTGGGCTTGATGGCTTGCGAGTTGATACGGCCAAACATTTGCCCAAAGATTTTCTACGCGAATTTGATCAAGCGGCCAATACGTTTTCGCTGGCCGAGGTATTTAGCAGCGATGCTGGCTATGTTGCGCCCTACACCGAATTTAACGATGCAATTTTGGATTACCCCTTGCATAGCGCCTTCAAAGAAAGTTTAGTCGGTGGTCGCACCCTGTTGGTAATTCAGCGGGTGCTCGAAAATGCCGATCAACAGTATCGCAATGTCCATGTCAACGGCACATTTCTCGATAACCACGATAACGAGCGCTTTTTATGCTTGGCAACCGGCGGCCCCAACGCCGATAAAACTACGCAATTGCGGCATGCTTTGGCGGTGCTTTATAGCTTGCGTGGCATTCCGATTGTCTATTATGGCACCGAGCAAGAGCTAAAAGGCTGCAAAGATCCCTTCAACCGCGAAGATGCCTTTGAATTGAATGCGACGGATGTACCAGTTTATCAATGGATCAGTCAACTCAATCAGATTCGCCAAGCCCATCCAGCCTTGCAACGGGGCATGCTCGAAAGCCGCACAACTGCTGGCGATGCATGGGCCTTCCAACGCACGGCTGGCAACGATACGGTCGTGGTTTGTATCAATAACACGTGGAAACCACTCGATTTGGCAGTAACTGGTTTGACTGAAATTGCTGATGGTGAGGTTTTGACTGATGCGCTTGGTGGCGGTCAAATGAGCGTCAAAAGTGGCGAAATGAATTGTGCTTTGCAACCAAAGCAAGTGCTGATATACACCCGCTAA